A stretch of Lactuca sativa cultivar Salinas chromosome 6, Lsat_Salinas_v11, whole genome shotgun sequence DNA encodes these proteins:
- the LOC111908818 gene encoding RING-H2 finger protein ATL58 — MAGSADESSSPSGDPEGCSSCWNWRRALSAEVKLFRGFAFAFTLVFTLLLFLSFYLFYLRLRRLRRRSPHWSEPSSVNNAVSTEQADLGLKKELREMLPIIVFKESFSVTDTLCSVCLGDYQADDRLQQIPVCKHVFHVECIDHWLSTHTTCPLCRLSLLASSPPVAETTNDTSSTTAENSSDADASLQIDNCGQSSADVELITTQ, encoded by the exons ATGGCTGGTTCTGCGGAcgaatcatcatcaccatcaggCGACCCAGAAGGCTGCAGTAGTTGTTGGAATTGGAGGAGGGCATTATCAGCTGAAGTAAAGCTGTTCCGAGGATTTGCGTTTGCTTTTACCCTCGTCTTCACGTTACTCCTCTTCTTGTCCTTCTATCTCTTCTATCTTCGCCTCCGCCGTCTTCGCCGCCGTTCACCGCATTGGTCGGAACCCTCATCTGTCAACAATGCGGTATCCACG GAGCAAGCTGATTTGGGGCTGAAGAAAGAACTGAGAGAGATGTTACCTATTATTGTGTTCAAGGAGAGCTTTTCTGTAACTGATACCCT ATGTTCTGTATGCCTTGGGGACTACCAAGCAGATGATAGGCTGCAACAGATACCAGTTTGCAAGCATGTATTTCATGTGGAATGCATTGATCACTGGCTTTCAACTCACACCACATGTCCTCTCTGTCGTCTCTCTCTTCTTGCTTCTTCTCCACCTGTTGCAGAAACAACTAATGATACTTCATCCACCACAGCAGAAAACAGTAGTGATGCAGATGCATCTCTTCAGATTGATAATTGTGGCCAGTCTTCAGCAGATGTGGAGCTTATTACTACACAATAG